CCGCATCTAAGTCAGCTAATGTTGATAAACCGGTTACATTTAATGTATTGTTGATTACTGTTGCACCACCGATTGTAGTTGCACCGGTTACGCCAAGTGTTGAACCAAGTGTAGTTGCACCGTCAGCATTTAATGTACCGCTGAAATCACCATTTACCGCATCTAAGTCAGCTAATGTTGTTAAGCCGGTTACATTTAATGTATTGTTGATTACAGTTGCACCATCAAGAGTCGTTGCACCGGTTACACCAAGTGTTCCACCGATTGTAGTATTGTTAGTAACATTTAAGTCATTACCTGCAGCAAGATTATTTGTAGCAGTAATGTTAGTTGCAGTTATATCGCCAAGTACGATAAGACCGCCACCGATAGTAACACTACCAACAACATCTAAATCATTAGCAACTCTTAAATCATCTTCAACATTAACAGGCTGACCAATTGTTGGATTAACAATGTCGCCGGTAATATTTATATCGTTAACTGATGTCAAACCACCAACTGTTAAATTTTGGTCAACAGTAGCGTTTTGGTTTACAGTTAAGTTCTGATTGATAGTTGCATTTTGCTGAATCTGTAAATTGATACCGGTAATAGAACCTTGACCGGGACCACCTGTAACAACTAAGTTACCAGTAACCTGAGCATCATCAAGAATATGAACAACACCACCATTATTCAATGATGAGTTGAAGATATTATTTTGAAGATCAGTAGTACCTTCAACGATTAAGTTATTTTCAAGTGTAGTAACACCAGTTACATTAAGAGTATTATTTACAGTAGTAGCACCAGCAACTGCTAAAGTACCGCCAAGTGTAGAGTTTCCGGTTACATCTAAGTCACCGTCAACATTCATATCACCTGTAAGGTCAATAGAAGGAGCATCAATTGTTATAGGATTGAATGGTGATAACATATCAATATCACCAACTAACTGAGTATTGTTACCTACAAATAAGTCATCAGTAGCAACTAAACCTTGTACATCAACATCGCCAACAACATAAACATTATTATTTAAGAATGTTTCGTTATTAACTGTCAAATCGTTGCCAATTGTAGCGTCGTTGTTTACAACTACATCCTGAGCTGTTAATAAACCTGTAACAGTTAAAGTAGGTATTGTAGTTGTCCATTCAGGAGACAATGCAGCACCACGTGATACAAATAATTCACCGATGTTACCAGGAGTAGCTCCTGCAACAACTTGTGTACCATTTGATAATTCAACGAAAGAACCATTGAAGAATACATTATCATTAAATGTAGCTTCATCATTACCGGTTAATGTACCATTAAGAGTAGTAGCACCAGCAACTGTCAAAGTGTTGTCTAAAGTAGCAGCACCTTGTAAGTTTGAAGTACCTGTTACAACTAAGTTATTGTTTACATTAGTTGCACCATTAAGGTTAGTAACACCGGCTACAGTAAGTGTGCCACCAAGATTTGTAGCGAATGCACCAACTGTGAAAGTATTGTTAACTTGAGTAGCACCATTAAGTGTAGTAGCACCAGCAACTGTCAAAGTATTGTCTAAAGTAGCAGCACCTTGTAAGTTTGAAGTACCTGTTACAACTAAGTTATTATTAACATTTGTAGGACCGTTAAGGTTTGAAGTGCCTGTCACAGTAAAGTTATTATTTACAGTAGTAGCACCATTAAGAGTTGAAGCACCAGTAACTGTAAGAGTACCACCTAAATTAGTAGCAAAAGCACCAACAGTGAATAAATCGCCAACAAATACAGCACCACCATTATTTGCTGAAGAGTTGAAGATAGTATTTCTTAAATCTGAAGTACCTGTTACAACTAAGTTATTGTTTACATTAGTTGGACCATTAAGGTTTGTAGTACCTGAAACAGCTAAGTCACCATTAAGAGCAGTATTAGCGTTAACAGTCAACATATCCTGTAAAGTAGTAGTGCCTAAAACTTCAGTGTTACCCCATACTTCAAGATCTTGGAATAAGTAAGTATCACCTAAAACTTCAACATCACCAACTAATACAGATTCGCCAACAACTAATAAATCGTTGTCAACTACTAAGTCGTTCTGAATGTTTGCATCATTAGCAACCACAAGGTCATTACCAATAGCAACATCATTACCAACTGTTAAGTCATTACCAACTGTAGCATCGTTAAGTACGTTAAGATTGATTACATTAAGTAAAGGAATAGTGTTAGTCCATTCTGGATTAACGCCAGGACCTTTGCTGATTAAAAGATCACCGATATTACCGGCACCCTGAACACCACCTTGGTCAGCGATTAATTCAGCATTAACACCGATTTCAAGTGAATTGTTGATGATTGCATCATCAATGTCAGCAGCAACGATATTTGCATTATTAATATTAGCAGTATTTACGTTAGCAACATCAATATTTGCAGTTAAGATGTCAGCTTGGAACATATCAGCTAAAACATTAACTGTTAAGAAATCGAATTCGCCATTGTCAGCAGTTACGCTTGTAGCAACGATATCATCAGCAGTAATATCTTCAACCAATAAATCACCAACGATTTGAACATCGCCATTGATTACAAGAGGAGCACCAGGGAAAGCAGGAGGATAAAGAGCAACATATAATCCGAAAGGATTACCAACAACAACACTGTCAAGACCAATAATTTGGCTTGCACCGATTGCTGAGTTAGCCCAGATATCACCATAAGTTTTAATTGCAGTAGCCCAAGTAGCACCATTTAATGATTCAGAATTATATACAACTAATGCTGCATCATCATCATCAGCAGGATCAAGTAAGAATGGGAAACCACCATTTTCATTGTTTTCTTTACCGCCCCATACTGCCATACCACGACCGGCGTTGAAGTTTTCAACAACTGCAGTATAGTCATCAGGATTACCACTTACAGCCCATAATGCAGGACCTTCATCTTGGTTGAATCCCCAAATAGTAGGTTCAGTTGTGCTTGCATTTAAAGCAACTAATGCAGAACCATCTTCAGCGACAGTTTGAATACCGGTAGCCATACCACCAACATTTGACCAAAGACCAAAGTCAGAAGCGCCGTCACCTTCATTCAAAGTAATAGCACCAAAAGTGAATCCGGCAGGTAAAGCTTCAGCAAAAGCGATTGAATTTGCATTAGCAGCACCCATAACACCAATATTAATATTGCCATTTTCAGCATCGCCGAGTAAACCAAAGTTAATGCCAGCATTCATTCCACCAGCATCACCCCAAACACCAATTGCATTACCGTTGTCTGAAGTTGCATCACCCCAAACTCCTGTGTAATTAACGCCGTTAACGCCGTTATTAACAACTAAGTTTGAACGGATACCATCTACATCGTAAGCATTGTTACCATCATCATTGATAGTAAGGTCAACTTTAATACCTGCAGTTTCAGCATCTAAAGTATTTACTTCAGCATCAACAGCAATAACGCCTTCTGGATAACCATAGTTTGAAGTTCTGTTTACTTGAAGTGAAGGTTGTTCGAATCCGCCACCGTTAAGAATTAGTGGGCTTCCGCTGCCAACTTCGTCAACAGGAAGAGTAATCACTAAACCATTACCGTCACCGGTAGTGTTTAATGACATAACATCACTGTTACCATTATTAGTAAGAGAGAATAAAGTCTGAACGTGTTCAGTAATAGTTTTTTCGAAAGGAATAGTCATATCATCATTAGCCCACTGTGGAGTTAATGAACCGCCGGCATCAATCCATTTGATAACCTGATCTTGGTTAGGAGCAGCACCTGTAGAGTATCTCCACTGGTTAGCAGCATTATCCCACCACATAATCTGACCAATTTGAGTGCCAGGAGCAAGTTTGTCTAAAGAAACTGCACCAGGAGCAAGCATAGCGTTAGTAACGCCTTGGTTAGCAATACCAACTTCAGCAGTGATAAAGCCTTCAGCATCAGTAGTATTAGTAACTGTAGTTCCAGCACCAGCAGTAACAGCCATTACTTTACCTTTTTCCCAAGTAGCTACATCTGTTTCAATCCAATGTCCGCCGTTCCATCCTAAGATAGTTCCAATAGGACCTGCAGCATTTTGTAATTTTTCATAAGTTACAGCATCGTTAGCAATCATTGGAGTGATGATACCGTCAACAGCAACACCTACTAAGTAAGGATCAGCTTCAGTACCCATACCGGTTCTTTCGAGACCGCCACCAACGATAACGTCAGTGATTTCATTACCAACAACACCGTCATCAGTTGACCAAACTGGCTGACGAGTTACGCCATTGTCAACCCAACGAACAACTTGATTGTCAACAGGAGCCATACCACCTGAGAAGTTCCAGCTGTTAGTTACAGCATTCCACCAAGTTATTTGACCATTTTGAGTACCATTAACTAATTTGTCTAATGTTACTGCCTGATTTGCAATCATATCAGTTTGAACGCCATTTTCAGCAATACCTAAAGTAAATGGGCTTGCTGCAGTACCGGCACCAGCTCTTACGAGACCACGGTTAGGAGTAGCGTTTAAAACTTCATTACCAATTACTGCATCAGCTTCCCAAGTAGGGACGTCTGTTTCAATCCATTTTGTACCATCCCAACCAAGGATAGTTCCAACAGGACCAACTGCGTTTTGGAATTTACCATAAGTTACAGCTTGGTTTGCAATTTTAGCAGTAGTTACACCGGCATCAGCAATACCAACTGTAGTAGTAAGGAAACCTTCAGAATCAGTTACATTATTAACATAAGCACCATCACCGGCAACAACAGATTTAATTCTGCCTTTTTCCCAGTCAGGAACATTTGTTTCAATCCATTTTGTTCCGTCCCATCCGAGGATAGTACCGATTGGACCGTTTGCGTTCTGAAGTTTGTTATACATAATAGTAAAGTCAGCGATTTTATCGTTAGTAACAGCACCATCAGCTAAACGATCAGTTTTAACTGCGCCTGGAGCGATTAACGGATCAGGATATGAACCGGTAAGGTCGCCACTTGCAAGACCACTAGGTCTTGTAGTTACATTTGGATTTAACATAACCTGAGTGATTGAACCATCAGGAATATTTTCCAAAATAGCACCTGGTCTCAATCTTGGGTTTGGAAGCTGACCGGTAAGGTCGCCACCCATATTGATAACTTCGTCTGCTAATTTAACCAAAGTTACTGAGCCATCTTCAATGTCTTCAGCAAAAGCAGCAACAGCAGCTCTGTCTGAAAATCCTGAATAAGGAACCATTGAAAGCATAGTTCTTTGATAAGGTGAACCTTTACCTACTGTTACTTGTAACCAGAGATCCTGGTTAAAATTAAAACGAGCAGGGAAAGGTGTTACGGAACCAAGATATACATTAAAGTATCCTTTGTTCATAGTTACGTTTTGGATTTCACTCCAAAGCTGTGAACCGCCAAATTCAGCTGAGTATAACTCAAAAGTGATTTGGACTGGTCCTTCGTAAGGTTGATCCTGTTGATTAAGGATGTTACCTTGATAATTGATGAGTCTCTGTTGAGCGAAAGCTTCGCTGAGCGGAGCAATCAACAGTGATAATAGGACAATACTGAGAAGAATCAATTTCTTCATTACAATAACTCCTGGATGTTGTTACACAAAATATACATTTATTTAAAAACTTGATTTCTTTAAAATTATCTTACAACAACCATTACGTTGCGAAGATTGAAACTGTCGAATGATCCTGAACCTGCTACAGCTGCTGAACGCACCTGAAGCTCATATAAATAAGTACCGGCACCTACATCAATGCCTGACTCATTTTTTGCATTCCACTCAACTCTCTGACTGCCGGCTGACTGAAAGCCATCCTGCACTACACGAATTTCATTACCAACCATATCATAAATCCTGAGCGTTACATAAGCAGAATGGTCAAGATTGTATTCAATAGTAGTTGAATTTCTAACCGGGTTTGGATAATTGAAGATTTTGTTATTGCTAACAAAAAGTTCTTCATTTACACTTGTACCGTCTTTACCTTTTGGAATCCAAAAACCTTGGTTAAGGTCATAAGAACCGGATCCCGGTGTTTGATCAGACTTTGTTTCGATTACAGCCTGACCTGTAACTCCATTAAGAAAGTATTCGGTGTTATTTTGGGAAACTACTGTCCCCCCGGCACCAACTACCGACTTAACAAGCTTGGTATCCTGAGCAATCGAGCCTACTGTTGTCAGTATAGCAACTGCTACTAGTACCACCAGCGAAGTTAACGATTTCTTCATACAAAACTCCTAAATAACTAAATATATCAAAAATAATTTTCTTTCTGTCTATTTCAACAAAGAACACAATGCAAAAAATATGCCAATATTACTAAATTGGGTACAATTTTATACTTTTTTAAAAATTGCACCATTCAAGCAAACTAAATTACAACAAAATATCCAAATAATCAAAAAAGAAATTTCCACAAACGTCATTTGAGTAATAAAATGATAGTTCGTCAAATCCCTGAACATATTAATTCAGCTGATATTTCTTAATCTTATGTATATCGAATATTTCCTTAATACATTTATAATCATACATTTACAAACTTATAAATATCATTATAACGCAAAAAAGATGACTTCAACACTTCCCATACAGGTCGTATTACTAAAATCATCTTCCAATATCATAAATTTTGTAAATTTTCATAAGTAAAAAAACTTCTTCTTTAAACTGCAGTTTAAAAATAATTGCTTTTTTTTAGATATACAAATAAAATTTGCTTTTTTCTTACTTTTTGAACAAATTTTATCAAATAATTAGTATTTTTGAGGATATTTTATCGAATAAATTACGAAATAAATAATGATTATATCAAACTTAATAAATACTACTGCTGAAATATTGAAGGTTGCAATCAAGTCTTCACAACCCACAGACCAGATTGTTTCCAAAATACTTAGGGAAAAGAAATTTATAGGTAGCAAAGAGCGCAAATTCATCTCTGAGACTGTGTTTGCATCTCTACGAAATCTTACACTTCTGGAAAATTGCAACAAACCGATTCAAATTGAAAATCCGAACTCAAGTGTATCTATGATTCTTAATACGCTGTTAATATCTGATTCAGACTACATTGACACCGGTTATTCAGCTCAAAAACTTCTAAGTTTAATTTACCCGAATAAAAATATTATTATCAAAGAACTAATTACAGAATTAATGTTGAATAATTTTGAGTTGACGATAGATGATGTAACTAATTGGATAACAAATACAGATTATGTTGTGAATGAATTAGCAAAATCATTAAATATATTCAAATTACCTGAATACTATGATATTATATCAAATTTTTACTCATGTGCCCCATGGATTTTGGAAAATGTTCACAATCAGGGCTATGACCCATCAGAGCTTGCAAAATCTCTTGTACTGCCCGCTAAAGTCTGTCTGCGTCTAACAGAAAAAGGATTTGAAGATAAAATACACAGTATGCTTGATATTAAAGCTATACCATATCATAAGTCTCAAATGATTCCTGATTGCATAATATTAGATAAAAGAGCGAAGCTTGATGACACAGATGAATACAAAAATGGTATGATTGAAATTCAGGATGAAGGCAGCCAGCTAATAGCTTATGCCTTGGCACCAAAGGGAGTATCTACTGTTCTTGATGCCTGTGCAGGAGCCGGCGGTAAGACACTGCATATTGCTTCGATTAACCCACTTGCTCAGATAACTGCTTCTGATGCCGAATACTTACGAATAAAAGAATTTGCAAAGAGATTAAGAAGATATAATCGTAGAGATATTAATATCAAACATGCCAAAACTATGCATATCAATCATTTAACTAATTTGTTCGGTGGAATGATGTTTGATTATATATTGATTGATGCTCCTTGCACAGGACTTGGTACAGCAAGACGTGACCCTCTTAAAAAACTAAGAGTTACTCAAAAATTAGCCGAAAAAATGCAAACAAGACAATTACAAATACTTGAAGCATATTCTAAGCTTTTAAAACCCGGTGGTATAATGGTTTATGCAACATGCTCTCTGGTTACAACTGAAAACCAGGAAACTGTTACTAAATTTTTGGAAAGTAATCTTGATTTTGTTACAGACAATTTGTACGATGTTCTGAATGAGCAGGGTATAAGTCCTATTGGCATGAAGCCTGATGATTACAGCGTTTCACTTATGCCGCATATACACGGAACCGATGGATTTTATATGGCACGTATGAAAAGAATAGAATAAACGTCTTTATAATTATCTTTTTAATTATTATATTATTATGAGTTTAAATACAATTATTTTTGATTTTGGCGGGGTTTTGTATAATATAGATTATTTTGCGGCAACACGTAGACTGGCAGAATTATCATCGCAACCGGATATTCTGAGTAATCTCCCCCATCTTAAGATATTGGAGCTACCCGGAGAATATGAAAAAGGTAATATTTCATCCGAGGAATTTCGAGATTTTTTGAGATATGAATACAAAATTTCAGCAAATGATGATGCCATTGATAATGCCTGGAATGCAATGCTGCTTGGACTTAAAGCAGAATCTTACGATTTTGTTGAGTCGCTTAAATATAAGTATAAATTAGCTTTGCTCAGCAATACGAATGAAATCCATCACAACTACTTCAATGATGAATGTAAAGGAGTTCTTAGCCTTTTTGATTATGTTATATTCTCACATAATACCGGAATGAGGAAACCTGATGTAGAAATTTATAACTATACTCTGAAAACTATTCAATCAAATGCTTCAGAAACCTTATTTATTGATGATTCTATTGTAAATATTGATGGGGCAAAATCAGCAGGATTGGCTACTATTCACTTTTCAGAAAATTTAACACTGTCAGACTTATTACACACTATTTAACATATTTCACACAGAAAAGTTTATGATTAGTATTTGGGATGCATCATATATAGTGACAGATGTCGAGACTACGGGTTCGCATAATGTGAAAAACCGTATGACAGAAATTGCCTGCGTTACAGTTAGAAACGGCAATATTATGTCATCATACTCATCTTTGATGAATCCATATCAGCAAATCCCGTCTTATGTAGCCAGAATGACCGGAATCTCTCAAGCTATGGTTTCAGTTGCTCCCGACGAATCTGAAATCATTGATAGAGTAAGGTCACTTTTTCAAATAAAAAATCCTGTTTTTGTTGCTCATAACGTTTCATTCGATTATGGATTCGTAGGTTCATTCTTCAAACGCGGTTCTATTAGCTTTGATTACCCTCAGCTTTGCACACTGAAACTTGCAAGAAAGCTACTTCCGCGTGATATTAAAAAAAATGTTGGTGATTTAGCAGCATATTTCGGTGTAAAACTAAAAAATCGCCATCGCGCGTTGATTGATGCCCGAGCTACTGCACATATCCTAATAGAGCTGCTGCGTATCGCCGAAAGCGAGCATAATATCTCTAATCTAAGCGAACTTCTGCAATTTCAGAACAAGGCAGTAAGTTACTATAAAATTCCTAATTCTGTTTCTGCAAAGTTTCAGGATGTAATATCTGAAATTCCTTATTTTCCCGGAATTCTAAATTTTTACGACAAAAATGGTAGAATAATTTACCGTGACTATGCTTACAATCTAAACAGCAAAGCGGATTCAATTATCAATTCCTATCATTTCACTTCAAAGAAGATTTTTGAAGGTATGAGTAACCTTTACCGAATTGATTGGCAGACTGCTGATTCTGAGCTTAGCACACTTATTATGAGGGAGAAATTTTCCAGTTCAGGGCAGAATTATTCTGAATTATTTCAAGATAGTGAAAAAGAAGATTATATTAGCAAACTTCCTTCAGATTTTATTTACGTCAATTATCCGGAAGACAGAATGAACTTAGCTGATATATATTTTGTAAAGGGTGGCAAGCTGATAGCAATCGAAGGGCTCGGAAGAATGGCTTCAACAAAGCCCCTGGCTAAACTTATGAGTAAGATTTATTCAAATGGGAATTTACTATTAAACGAAATAGATAAATATGAACTTACTCTCATACACAAATGGATTGATATGCAAAACGAAAACGGTTTCATTATAGATTTCAGGAATACACCAAAAAATGATGCTTTAGAATATATGCAAGTGAATTTAGACAAATTTTATAAAATTAAACAAAAAAACATTGCTGAGGATTATAATTTCTAATGAATAATATTATAAAAACACTTATGGATATAATTTCCGGATTTGGCAAGAGCAAAGATCTGATTATGCATGAAGAATATAACAAATCTGATTTGATAATAATTGACAACCGTTCCAAAACAGAATATGATTCCGGTCATATTGAAAATGCGGTTCTAATTCCTTACAATTTAATATCACAGGAATTGCCAAAAATTACAAAAGACAAAAATGCACCAATAGCACTTTACTGCAGAAGTGGCAACAGATCATCAGTTGCATTGAGAACAATCAGGGAAATGGGATACGTTAATGCGGTCAATTACGGTGGTATAAGTAAAGCCACAAAAATTCTTAATGAAAAAAAGGCTGTGTCTTAAATTAGATACAGCCTTTTGATACAAATCAAATTAAACCGTTGGTTTATTCAGCTTGTGGTGTAGCAGCACGACCACCAAGATTAGTGTCCATCATGAAAATACCGTGTGGATTGTTTCCAATCATTTTGAGCTTTTCAACGATTTCGATTGCAGTAGCTTCTTCTTCTACTTGCTCGGCAATAAACCACTGAAGAAGATTGTCTGTTGCGAAGTCTCTTTCGGCTTTTGCAAGCTCAACTAAATCATTAATCCAACCTGTAACAAGTGTTTCATGATGATAAGCATCTTCAAAAGCATTAAGCGGAGATTCCCAATCCAATTTTGGTGCAGCAATTTCCATTATAACGGGTTTACCACCACGCTGAAGAATGTACTGGAAGAATTTCATAGCGTGCATCATTTCTTCTTTTGCCTGAAGTTCCATCCATTTTGCAAAGCCACTAAGATTCTGTGAAGCATAATAAGCTGACATTGCCAGATATAAGTTTGATGAATACATCTCTCTCTGAATTTGCTTGTTTAATGCATCTAAAATAACTTGTTTCATAATTTTCCTTAACTTTGTTTTGTTTAAAAATATTTTTATTAATTAACGATATTATTTTTAAAATATTGTCATTTAAAAATGAAACTTATAAAAATTAACAACGTATTAACAATGTATTAAGTTATTTTTATCACAATATATAGAGTTTTAAAATTATGAAAAAATTATTTGCAGCACTATCAACTTTAGCATTATTATTCACAACATCATTATTTGCGCAGGCTGAAGAACCGGAAACCCTTTTCGGAAATGGTGACATCGAATTTGGCGGATATGGTGGTCCTGAAGTAAAATTCACCAACTTTAATAATGACTTTGGAGTTTTGGTCGGTGGACGAGCAGGAATAATTGTGAACAGTGTCTTTACTGTCGGTGTTGGCGGTTATGGTCTTGTAACAAGTCATCCTGTTGATGATTATTATGTATCTCCAAATATTTGGGATAGAACATCAGATACTAATGCATACCTTAGAATGGGTTACGGTGGCTTGCATCTTGGGTTTATTGTAGAGCCAAACAAGATTGTTCATATTACTGCAGGAGTTTTAATTGGTGCAGGCGGCGCTATGTACACATCTGCTTATATGCACAATGTAGGCGAATTTGATGACCACCTCAAAACATTCGAAAGGTCAGCCTTTTTCATTGCTGAGCCACAAATTGGTGCTGAACTAAATTTACTGAAATTTATGAGAATGGAAGTCAGTGCAAGTTACAGATTTATTTCCGGACTGCAATTACCAAATACCGAAAATAAAGACCTGAGCGGTTTTTCAGGTAATGTTATGTTCAAGTTCGGTAAATTCTGATAAATAATCTGGTAGCATATAAAATTTGAGCGAAGCTGAAAATAAAAAATAAGATAATTTCAACTTCGCTCAACAATTTTAATTTTGCTTTTAAAATTAATCCAGATGCCCGAACTTGCCACTTCGATAGTCTTCGTAAGCCTGCTGAATTTCCTCTTTAGTATTCATAACAAAAGGACCATAAGGAACTATCGTTTCTTCAATAGGCTCGCCGCTGAGAATTAATACAATTGCATCGCCATCAGCTTTGACAGTAAAATCACTTCCATCATTAGACATAAGTACGAAATGGTCTGCCGGAACTTCGTCCTTGCCGTTAATTGTTACATTACCCTCGATGACAAGCAATCCTGTGTTGTGATTCTTTGGAAAACTAAACAGAAGTTCATTCCCTGATTTAATATGAGCATCAAAAAATGAAGTTGGAACAAAAGTCTCTGCATTGCCCTGAATGCCCTCATACTCACCAGCAACAACATGTACATAACCACCATCGTTTGGAATTTGATATTTCTTACCTTGCGCAAATGTAAGTTCCTGATATTTCGGTTCTGTCATTTTGTATTTTTTGGGCAAATTTGTCCAAAGTTGTACCATTTGAAAAGTACCACCCTTTTTGTTGAACTCCTCTTCGTGATACTCCTTATGCAGGATACCACCGCCTGCAGTCATCCACTGTACATCACCCTCACCTATTACACCACCATTGCCGGCACTATCGTGGTGAGCAACCTTTCCATGATAGGCAATTGTAACAGTCTCGATTCCTCTGTGAGGATGTACATCAACACCCCTAGGTTCTTTACCGGGCGGAAAGTCGAACTTGCTTCCATAATCCATCAAAAACCAAGGACTCATACGATAAATGCCTATATCGGAATTACTCGGGAAAAAATTATGTACTCTAAAACCATTACCAACCCAGTGATAGCTAGGTGGTGGATATATTGATTGAACACTTCTATTCATAGTTATTTAACCCTTATTTTTATTGAACGATTCAGAAATCTGCCCTGAGAAGTTGCATCTGAGAATTTATCAAGGTTTGTCGTAGTTTCAATATTAATTCTCGAGCCTGCGATACCTTTTATAAAGTTTTCTGTTTTTCTTGCCCTGTCGCCTGCTAATTGCTGATTGTGCTCAGCTGTACCAAGCATATCTGCACTACCAATAATTAAAATTGTCGAGCCGTCAGGCAATTTTTCAACTAACTGGCGAAGAAGAGTCTTGTTTTCGTCTGTAAGGTCGCTGCTATTGTAATTAAACCTTAACAACGCCTCAAAATTTTTGAGCGAAAGCTCAACAACTTCCTTTTCGATTTCATTCAGCTTAATATTATGGGCTTCCTTCAATTCGTTGCCTTCAACATTTATAGATGTAAGAATACCAAATTCCTCTACATCATCTGAAAGACGCTTTCTGAAAGGAATTCTGTATTTTCCGGGCTTATCATATGTAAGCTTTGTATCATTAACACCTACCATCGCTTTTGTTTCTGGCGGATAATTGCCGAAATCCAGATTCAGCCCTACCACACCGCTAATTTCGGCATAATTCTGGAGACTGACATACTCCTGAAGAGGTGCATTGGTTACAATAATATCAACTCTGCGATTTTCCTCAATGCCTTCAGGATATTGCTGATTTGAAGGGTATCTCGGGCTTTGGAGGGCTCTGAATGAAATCACCTGCTCAGGAACTCCCAAATCAATCAAAGCATTTTTCACAGCTTCAGCTCTTGCTTTTGAAAGTTCAAGACCTTTAGGCTCATTTTGCTTGCCGCTGGTCGCACCTTCAAGCATAATCCTCGAGTTTGGATTCTCTTTGACAATTTTCGCGATGACCGGTAGAATATTCTTGTGATAATTTACTGCATCACCTTTGTACATATCAATAACAGACTGGCTTGACAAATTATAATATTTTGGAATATCTGATGAATTTTCATCAAAAAATATACAGTTTACAAGTGGTAATGTTGCAAGAAGTTCATTACCGGTTTCAAGTTTGGTGTCTGAGCTGACAGCTGATTCAAAATTCAAGTATGGAAGTGGTTTTGGAGCTTCTTCAATCACAGCAATTTCAGGCTCCGGTTCAGGCT
This window of the Ignavibacteriota bacterium genome carries:
- a CDS encoding RsmB/NOP family class I SAM-dependent RNA methyltransferase codes for the protein MIISNLINTTAEILKVAIKSSQPTDQIVSKILREKKFIGSKERKFISETVFASLRNLTLLENCNKPIQIENPNSSVSMILNTLLISDSDYIDTGYSAQKLLSLIYPNKNIIIKELITELMLNNFELTIDDVTNWITNTDYVVNELAKSLNIFKLPEYYDIISNFYSCAPWILENVHNQGYDPSELAKSLVLPAKVCLRLTEKGFEDKIHSMLDIKAIPYHKSQMIPDCIILDKRAKLDDTDEYKNGMIEIQDEGSQLIAYALAPKGVSTVLDACAGAGGKTLHIASINPLAQITASDAEYLRIKEFAKRLRRYNRRDINIKHAKTMHINHLTNLFGGMMFDYILIDAPCTGLGTARRDPLKKLRVTQKLAEKMQTRQLQILEAYSKLLKPGGIMVYATCSLVTTENQETVTKFLESNLDFVTDNLYDVLNEQGISPIGMKPDDYSVSLMPHIHGTDGFYMARMKRIE
- a CDS encoding rhodanese-like domain-containing protein; this encodes MHEEYNKSDLIIIDNRSKTEYDSGHIENAVLIPYNLISQELPKITKDKNAPIALYCRSGNRSSVALRTIREMGYVNAVNYGGISKATKILNEKKAVS
- a CDS encoding ferritin, with amino-acid sequence MMKQVILDALNKQIQREMYSSNLYLAMSAYYASQNLSGFAKWMELQAKEEMMHAMKFFQYILQRGGKPVIMEIAAPKLDWESPLNAFEDAYHHETLVTGWINDLVELAKAERDFATDNLLQWFIAEQVEEEATAIEIVEKLKMIGNNPHGIFMMDTNLGGRAATPQAE
- a CDS encoding outer membrane beta-barrel protein, whose protein sequence is MKKLFAALSTLALLFTTSLFAQAEEPETLFGNGDIEFGGYGGPEVKFTNFNNDFGVLVGGRAGIIVNSVFTVGVGGYGLVTSHPVDDYYVSPNIWDRTSDTNAYLRMGYGGLHLGFIVEPNKIVHITAGVLIGAGGAMYTSAYMHNVGEFDDHLKTFERSAFFIAEPQIGAELNLLKFMRMEVSASYRFISGLQLPNTENKDLSGFSGNVMFKFGKF
- a CDS encoding T9SS type A sorting domain-containing protein; the encoded protein is MKKSLTSLVVLVAVAILTTVGSIAQDTKLVKSVVGAGGTVVSQNNTEYFLNGVTGQAVIETKSDQTPGSGSYDLNQGFWIPKGKDGTSVNEELFVSNNKIFNYPNPVRNSTTIEYNLDHSAYVTLRIYDMVGNEIRVVQDGFQSAGSQRVEWNAKNESGIDVGAGTYLYELQVRSAAVAGSGSFDSFNLRNVMVVVR
- a CDS encoding HAD family phosphatase is translated as MSLNTIIFDFGGVLYNIDYFAATRRLAELSSQPDILSNLPHLKILELPGEYEKGNISSEEFRDFLRYEYKISANDDAIDNAWNAMLLGLKAESYDFVESLKYKYKLALLSNTNEIHHNYFNDECKGVLSLFDYVIFSHNTGMRKPDVEIYNYTLKTIQSNASETLFIDDSIVNIDGAKSAGLATIHFSENLTLSDLLHTI
- a CDS encoding pirin family protein; the encoded protein is MNRSVQSIYPPPSYHWVGNGFRVHNFFPSNSDIGIYRMSPWFLMDYGSKFDFPPGKEPRGVDVHPHRGIETVTIAYHGKVAHHDSAGNGGVIGEGDVQWMTAGGGILHKEYHEEEFNKKGGTFQMVQLWTNLPKKYKMTEPKYQELTFAQGKKYQIPNDGGYVHVVAGEYEGIQGNAETFVPTSFFDAHIKSGNELLFSFPKNHNTGLLVIEGNVTINGKDEVPADHFVLMSNDGSDFTVKADGDAIVLILSGEPIEETIVPYGPFVMNTKEEIQQAYEDYRSGKFGHLD